A genomic region of Terriglobales bacterium contains the following coding sequences:
- the purM gene encoding phosphoribosylformylglycinamidine cyclo-ligase has translation MPPNFVTQPLAKPRTIRYADAGVDIDRANRVKQRIKYLAHRTFTRGVLGEIGGFGGLFALDKKRYREPVLVSSVDGVGTKLKVAFEMDLHHTVGADLVNHCVNDISVQGATPLFFMDYLATGTLRPEVAEKIISGIAAACKANGCALIGGETAEMPGFYPPGEYDLAGFIVGVVDRDRIVTGKQVRAGDVLIGLPSNGLHTNGYSLARKLLFEVARYTPETFVSEIRSKVGTELMRTHKSYWPVVKRVLDGETVGAMAHITGGGITENLPRVLPRNCGAVVEVGSWPVPPIFEHLQKLGNIPREEMLRTFNMGIGMVLVVPAPKFKKVQSVLDRTGEKGYTIGRIVRGERRVAYS, from the coding sequence CAGCCTCTAGCCAAGCCGCGCACCATCCGTTACGCCGACGCCGGCGTGGATATTGACCGCGCCAACCGCGTGAAGCAGCGCATCAAGTACCTGGCGCACCGTACCTTCACCCGCGGCGTGCTCGGCGAGATCGGCGGCTTCGGCGGGCTGTTCGCGCTCGACAAGAAGCGCTACCGCGAGCCCGTCCTGGTCTCCAGCGTCGATGGCGTAGGCACCAAGCTCAAGGTTGCATTCGAGATGGACCTCCACCACACCGTGGGAGCGGACCTGGTGAACCACTGCGTCAACGATATTTCCGTACAGGGCGCCACGCCGCTGTTCTTCATGGACTACCTGGCCACCGGCACGTTGAGGCCGGAAGTGGCGGAAAAGATCATCAGCGGGATCGCCGCCGCCTGCAAGGCGAACGGGTGCGCGCTCATCGGCGGAGAAACCGCAGAGATGCCCGGCTTCTATCCGCCCGGCGAATACGATCTGGCGGGCTTCATCGTGGGGGTAGTGGACCGCGACCGCATCGTCACCGGCAAGCAGGTGCGCGCCGGCGATGTGCTCATCGGGCTGCCCTCTAACGGTTTGCACACCAACGGATATTCGCTGGCCCGCAAGCTGTTGTTCGAAGTGGCGCGCTACACGCCGGAGACTTTCGTCAGTGAGATCCGCTCCAAGGTGGGCACCGAACTGATGCGCACCCACAAGAGCTACTGGCCGGTGGTCAAGCGGGTGCTGGACGGCGAAACGGTCGGCGCCATGGCGCACATCACCGGCGGCGGCATCACGGAGAACCTGCCGCGCGTCCTGCCGCGCAATTGCGGCGCCGTTGTCGAAGTGGGGTCCTGGCCTGTGCCGCCCATCTTCGAGCACTTGCAGAAGCTGGGTAATATCCCGCGCGAGGAGATGCTGCGCACCTTCAACATGGGGATCGGCATGGTGCTGGTTGTGCCTGCGCCGAAGTTCAAGAAAGTGCAGAGTGTGCTCGACCGCACCGGCGAGAAGGGCTATACCATCGGGCGCATCGTGCGCGGCGAGCGCCGGGTGGCGTACTCCTGA